In one Stenotrophomonas maltophilia genomic region, the following are encoded:
- a CDS encoding ferredoxin reductase yields MSAVVRPSPFSLHRWLSPTLFDFWAGQINPLWTLREPLARLVRREPAGEGAATLILRCNRHWAGMRAGQHVTLGVELEGRVWQRSYSPTRLSGRELAITVKAVEGGRVSQHLVNQARPGDLFRIDAAFGDFHMPAAAPVLLLAAGSGITPMRSLLREACQRPLGAPVDLFYWERTAAAIQFRDELHTLAAATPGLRVHLLTTREGEVPAARIDTHALQIPGDDTPLAQRHVLACGPDGFVAAARRRLAHQVAGFQAEAFTPPAPLLDADGEGEVSLTLARSGRQLRVPRGRSLLESLEAQGIKPRHGCRMGICNSCSCERVSGATRHLRTGDTHSEAAQPVRICVSAPTTDLTLDL; encoded by the coding sequence ATGAGCGCTGTCGTCCGTCCGTCCCCGTTTTCCCTGCACCGCTGGCTGTCGCCCACGCTGTTCGATTTCTGGGCCGGCCAGATCAATCCGTTGTGGACGCTGCGCGAGCCCTTGGCACGCCTGGTCCGACGCGAACCAGCGGGCGAGGGCGCGGCCACCCTGATCCTGCGCTGCAACCGGCACTGGGCCGGCATGCGCGCCGGCCAGCACGTCACCCTCGGCGTCGAGCTTGAGGGGCGGGTATGGCAGCGCAGCTACAGCCCGACCCGGCTGAGTGGCCGCGAACTGGCCATTACCGTCAAAGCCGTGGAAGGGGGGCGGGTCAGCCAGCACCTGGTGAACCAGGCGCGGCCCGGTGACCTGTTCCGCATCGATGCCGCCTTCGGTGACTTCCATATGCCGGCCGCCGCGCCGGTGCTGCTGCTGGCGGCGGGCAGCGGCATCACGCCGATGCGCAGCCTGCTGCGCGAGGCCTGCCAGCGACCGCTGGGCGCGCCGGTGGACCTGTTCTACTGGGAACGCACAGCGGCCGCCATCCAGTTCCGTGACGAACTGCATACGCTGGCGGCAGCGACGCCGGGCCTGCGCGTGCACCTGCTGACCACCCGCGAGGGCGAGGTGCCGGCCGCGCGCATCGATACCCACGCCCTGCAGATTCCCGGCGATGACACGCCGCTGGCACAGCGCCATGTACTGGCCTGTGGCCCGGACGGCTTCGTTGCCGCCGCGCGCCGCCGCCTTGCGCATCAGGTGGCCGGTTTCCAGGCGGAAGCCTTCACGCCGCCCGCGCCGCTGCTGGATGCCGACGGCGAAGGCGAAGTGTCGCTGACCCTGGCACGCAGTGGGCGCCAGCTGCGCGTGCCGCGCGGCCGCTCCCTGCTGGAGAGCCTGGAAGCGCAGGGCATCAAGCCCCGGCACGGCTGCCGCATGGGCATCTGCAACAGCTGCAGCTGTGAACGCGTCAGTGGCGCTACCCGCCATCTGCGCACCGGCGATACGCATTCCGAAGCGGCACAGCCCGTACGGATCTGCGTGAGTGCGCCGACCACCGACCTGACCCTGGATCTCTGA
- a CDS encoding flavin reductase family protein: MSTGTPHYAGPWAGVFPAPAPVPSVSLPPRALRRLLGHFPTGVAIVCTRDARGTPLGLTINSFVPVSLQPPLVLWNLALHAQSLQAFQRATRFAISVLGADQEALARTFADPQVRNRFDGVPLLPDEDDAPPRIAGAVAHLTCTRHAQWPVGDHLLLAGRIIEINETGGAPLMFHRGRFLPGPLDTLREVQT, translated from the coding sequence ATGAGCACCGGCACTCCCCATTACGCCGGGCCGTGGGCAGGGGTCTTCCCCGCCCCGGCTCCGGTACCCTCGGTCAGTCTGCCACCGCGTGCATTGCGGCGGCTGCTCGGCCACTTCCCTACCGGCGTGGCCATCGTCTGCACCCGCGACGCACGGGGCACACCGCTGGGCCTGACCATCAATTCCTTCGTGCCGGTGTCGCTGCAGCCGCCGCTGGTACTGTGGAACCTGGCCCTGCACGCACAGAGCCTGCAGGCCTTCCAGCGCGCCACGCGCTTCGCGATCAGCGTGCTGGGCGCGGACCAGGAAGCACTGGCGCGCACGTTCGCCGATCCCCAGGTGCGCAATCGTTTCGACGGCGTACCCCTGCTTCCAGACGAAGACGACGCGCCGCCGCGCATCGCCGGCGCGGTCGCGCACCTGACCTGCACCCGTCATGCGCAATGGCCTGTGGGTGATCACCTGCTGCTGGCCGGCCGCATCATCGAGATCAATGAGACCGGCGGTGCGCCGCTGATGTTCCACCGTGGCCGCTTCCTGCCGGGGCCGCTGGACACCCTGCGGGAGGTACAGACATGA
- the fabR gene encoding HTH-type transcriptional repressor FabR, whose protein sequence is MAAATVLSIPEDAQSPARRTVSREDLLAAALKLIGPHRSLSTLSLREVAREAGIAPNSFYRQFRDMDELAVALIDVAGRSLRTIIGEARQRATSSATSVVRVSVETFMEQLRADDKLLHVLLREGAVGSDDFKHAVERELHYFEEELQHDLVRLAALDGAVLHAPELVAKAITRLVFAMGATAMDLPPEKDPELVEQISTMIRMIIVGARTPAAFRRG, encoded by the coding sequence ATGGCCGCTGCCACCGTCCTGTCGATACCCGAAGATGCGCAGAGCCCGGCCCGCCGTACGGTGAGCCGCGAAGATCTGCTGGCCGCAGCCCTGAAGCTGATCGGCCCGCACCGCAGCCTGTCCACCCTCAGCCTGCGCGAGGTCGCGCGTGAGGCAGGCATCGCGCCGAACAGCTTCTACCGGCAGTTCCGCGACATGGACGAACTCGCCGTGGCCCTCATCGATGTGGCCGGCCGCTCGCTGCGCACCATCATCGGCGAGGCGCGGCAGCGCGCGACCTCCTCCGCCACCAGCGTGGTGCGGGTATCAGTGGAGACCTTCATGGAGCAGCTGCGCGCAGACGACAAGCTGCTGCACGTCCTGCTGCGCGAAGGTGCGGTCGGCTCGGATGACTTCAAGCACGCTGTCGAGCGCGAGCTGCATTACTTCGAGGAAGAGCTGCAGCACGACCTGGTGCGCCTGGCGGCCCTCGACGGCGCGGTGCTGCATGCACCGGAACTGGTGGCCAAGGCGATCACCCGCCTGGTGTTCGCGATGGGCGCCACCGCGATGGACCTGCCGCCGGAGAAAGATCCGGAACTGGTCGAACAGATCTCCACGATGATCCGCATGATCATCGTCGGCGCCCGCACCCCGGCCGCCTTCCGCCGCGGCTGA
- a CDS encoding tetratricopeptide repeat protein — MTIEALEDLLANGHDSALLRFGLGKGWLDAGDPARAATHLGRCVALDPHYSAAWKLLGKAWLAGGQPQAAREAWQRGLSVASHQGDEQARKEMQVFLRRLQREQPAPQESAG, encoded by the coding sequence ATGACCATCGAGGCACTGGAGGACCTGCTCGCCAACGGCCACGACAGCGCGCTGCTGCGCTTCGGGCTGGGCAAGGGTTGGCTCGACGCCGGCGATCCGGCGCGCGCGGCGACCCATCTGGGCCGCTGCGTGGCACTTGATCCGCATTACTCGGCGGCGTGGAAACTGCTGGGCAAGGCCTGGCTGGCGGGTGGCCAGCCGCAGGCGGCGCGCGAGGCATGGCAACGCGGCCTCAGCGTGGCCAGCCACCAGGGCGATGAGCAGGCTCGGAAGGAAATGCAGGTGTTTCTGCGCCGGCTGCAGCGCGAACAGCCGGCGCCGCAGGAGAGCGCGGGCTGA
- a CDS encoding fatty acid desaturase family protein, which produces MTRATDRALSPAEMNAFGQELDAIRDRVIGSLGASDTRYIRRVAAAVRWFGVGGRSLLFLAAFSPLLWAPLLWPAAIAGTLMLALSKILENMELGHNVMHGQFDWTGDPKLNGNTYEWDIVATADNWRKTHNFRHHTYTNVRGMDDDIGYGLLRIFPEQRWKPFYLLQPIIAPIFALLFQWGVAAQDLRLGRWLKGRISSRAMWLQTRPVARKMLRQVLKDYVLFPLLAGPFFLTVMLGNLVANGLRNIWTYVIIFCGHFTAESETFPKECLRNESRGHWYLRQLRGSSNISGGFLINVLSGNLSHQIEHHFYPDLPANRYAAIAKEVKEICLRYGQHYNNGSLPRQFGQVVWRILRHAFPSKPRRLPMPDIMPAPAPANAG; this is translated from the coding sequence ATGACCCGCGCTACCGACCGTGCCCTGAGTCCTGCCGAAATGAACGCCTTCGGCCAGGAACTCGACGCGATCCGCGATCGTGTGATCGGCAGTCTCGGCGCGTCCGATACGCGCTATATCCGGCGCGTGGCCGCTGCCGTGCGCTGGTTCGGCGTCGGCGGCCGCAGCCTGCTGTTCCTGGCGGCGTTCTCGCCGCTGCTGTGGGCACCGCTGCTGTGGCCGGCCGCCATCGCTGGCACGCTCATGCTGGCGCTGTCGAAGATCCTGGAGAACATGGAGCTGGGCCACAACGTGATGCACGGCCAGTTCGACTGGACCGGCGACCCGAAGTTGAACGGCAACACCTACGAGTGGGACATCGTTGCCACCGCCGACAACTGGCGCAAGACCCACAATTTCCGCCACCACACCTATACCAACGTGCGTGGCATGGACGATGACATCGGCTACGGCCTGCTGCGCATCTTCCCGGAACAGCGCTGGAAGCCGTTCTATCTGCTGCAGCCGATCATCGCACCGATCTTCGCGCTGCTGTTCCAGTGGGGCGTGGCCGCCCAGGACCTGCGCCTGGGGCGCTGGCTGAAGGGCCGCATCAGCAGCCGCGCGATGTGGCTGCAGACCCGTCCGGTGGCGCGCAAGATGCTGCGCCAGGTGCTGAAGGATTACGTGCTGTTCCCGCTGCTGGCCGGCCCGTTCTTCCTGACCGTGATGCTGGGCAACCTGGTCGCCAACGGCCTGCGCAACATCTGGACCTACGTGATCATCTTCTGCGGCCACTTCACCGCTGAATCGGAGACGTTCCCCAAGGAGTGCCTGCGCAACGAATCGCGTGGCCACTGGTACCTGCGCCAGCTGCGTGGCTCGTCGAACATCAGCGGTGGTTTCCTGATCAACGTGCTGTCGGGCAACCTCAGCCACCAGATCGAACACCACTTCTATCCGGATCTGCCGGCCAACCGCTATGCGGCCATCGCCAAGGAAGTGAAGGAGATCTGCCTTCGCTACGGTCAGCACTACAACAACGGTTCGCTGCCACGGCAGTTCGGCCAGGTGGTGTGGCGCATCCTGCGGCATGCCTTCCCGAGCAAGCCGCGCCGCCTGCCGATGCCGGACATCATGCCGGCGCCGGCACCGGCCAACGCGGGCTGA
- a CDS encoding TonB-dependent receptor plug domain-containing protein has translation MPHAVPPCHLPLATAIFFALSTPVLAGTPSPTQLDRVQVKVSTATRSERLLADVPIRTEVLRREDIALRAATDFSRAVELINGLRVESNCQNCNTSEVQLLGLPGAYNQLLFDGIPLLSTLGSVYGLEQIPAGFVDRIEVVKGGGSALYGPGAVAGVINLVPPLPSRSGGHVQAGVDVLRGTPQKNADVRLDLVAAQIDAGLSVIAQRNWNSGIDYNGDDYTEITRKDLKVGGLQAWYAPTPGTRLRVDVQVTDETRRGGNRLDQPEYLANIAESLDTTYRRGSVSWDQEVSPDIDFRLAYAFADIDRDSFYGGLGDVVTDPSAAGYDPSELDPTVAGSAASRSWRQYGRTHNPLHYLDSQLNWRLGAHALAFGVQYKHERLRDDNRTGDGQRLAVLEDASFHNLGAFVQDEWSLREDIDLVIGARVDKTSELDNAVLSPRVALAWQATENLKWRAGIASGFRAPEIFVEDVHVDTLGGEQVRVRNAESLREERALTTLLGFDWRSDPAEPVWTWDATASYARIRDTFALGEILRGADGQLGQLRYNASGSDVLGMETNLGWQPSPQWRLTAGASWYRSRFREPQRIFDDTGEGGDTVIDSRDYLKTPRWTGLAQLGWLPSEPWETFIALRHTGSMPVLNNRLGELHRTRAFWVTDLGARWHRHLGVGAEQEVSVAAGVKNVFDQRQKDLEAGALRDSDYVYGPRFARSWYVSLRYAF, from the coding sequence ATGCCCCACGCCGTGCCGCCGTGCCACCTTCCGCTGGCCACCGCCATCTTCTTTGCCCTGTCGACCCCGGTACTAGCCGGCACGCCCTCGCCCACGCAGCTGGACCGGGTGCAGGTCAAGGTCAGTACCGCCACGCGCAGCGAGCGCCTGCTTGCCGATGTGCCGATCCGTACCGAAGTGCTGCGCAGGGAGGACATCGCGCTGCGTGCGGCCACCGATTTCTCCCGTGCGGTCGAACTGATCAATGGCCTGCGCGTGGAAAGCAACTGCCAGAACTGCAACACCAGCGAAGTGCAGCTGCTGGGCCTGCCGGGTGCCTACAACCAGCTGCTGTTCGACGGCATCCCGCTGCTGTCCACGCTGGGCAGCGTGTACGGCCTGGAGCAGATTCCCGCCGGCTTCGTCGATCGCATCGAAGTGGTCAAGGGCGGTGGCTCGGCGCTGTATGGACCCGGCGCGGTGGCCGGCGTGATCAACCTGGTTCCGCCGCTGCCCTCGCGCAGTGGTGGCCATGTGCAGGCCGGCGTGGATGTGCTGCGTGGCACGCCGCAGAAGAATGCAGATGTCCGGCTGGATCTGGTCGCCGCGCAAATCGATGCCGGGCTGTCGGTGATCGCCCAGCGCAACTGGAACAGTGGCATCGACTACAACGGTGATGACTACACCGAGATCACGCGCAAGGATCTCAAGGTCGGTGGACTGCAGGCGTGGTATGCGCCCACACCGGGAACACGGCTGCGCGTGGACGTGCAGGTCACCGATGAAACCCGGCGCGGCGGCAACCGCCTTGACCAGCCGGAGTATCTGGCCAACATCGCAGAATCGCTCGACACCACGTACCGGCGTGGCAGCGTGTCCTGGGACCAGGAAGTAAGCCCGGACATCGACTTCCGCCTCGCCTATGCCTTCGCCGACATCGATCGCGACAGCTTCTATGGCGGTCTCGGCGATGTGGTCACCGACCCGTCGGCAGCCGGATACGATCCCTCCGAGCTGGACCCCACCGTGGCCGGCAGCGCCGCCTCGCGCTCCTGGCGGCAATACGGACGCACGCACAATCCGCTGCATTACCTCGACAGCCAGTTGAACTGGCGGCTGGGCGCGCATGCCCTGGCGTTCGGCGTGCAGTACAAGCACGAGCGCCTGCGCGACGACAACCGGACCGGTGACGGCCAGCGCCTGGCCGTGCTGGAGGACGCCAGCTTCCACAACCTGGGCGCCTTCGTGCAGGACGAATGGAGCCTGCGCGAGGACATCGACCTGGTGATCGGCGCGCGCGTGGACAAGACTTCCGAACTGGACAACGCGGTGCTCTCACCGCGTGTCGCCTTGGCCTGGCAGGCCACGGAGAACCTGAAGTGGCGGGCGGGCATTGCCAGCGGATTCCGCGCACCGGAAATCTTCGTCGAGGATGTGCATGTGGACACGCTCGGTGGCGAGCAGGTGCGCGTGCGCAATGCCGAGAGCCTGAGGGAGGAACGTGCGCTGACCACCCTGCTCGGCTTCGACTGGCGTTCGGATCCGGCCGAGCCCGTGTGGACGTGGGACGCCACCGCCTCCTACGCGCGCATCCGTGACACCTTTGCGCTGGGCGAGATCCTGCGCGGCGCCGACGGCCAGCTCGGCCAGCTGCGCTACAACGCCTCGGGCTCGGACGTACTGGGCATGGAAACCAATCTGGGCTGGCAACCCTCGCCGCAATGGCGTCTTACCGCGGGCGCATCGTGGTACCGCTCGCGCTTCCGCGAACCCCAGCGCATCTTCGATGACACCGGCGAGGGCGGCGACACCGTGATCGACAGCCGCGACTACCTCAAGACCCCTCGCTGGACCGGGCTGGCCCAGCTCGGCTGGTTGCCTTCGGAACCGTGGGAGACCTTCATCGCGCTGCGCCACACCGGTTCAATGCCGGTGCTGAACAACCGGCTGGGTGAACTGCACCGCACCCGTGCCTTCTGGGTGACCGACCTGGGTGCCCGCTGGCATCGCCACCTGGGGGTGGGCGCCGAACAGGAGGTGTCCGTGGCAGCCGGAGTCAAGAACGTGTTCGATCAGCGGCAGAAGGATCTTGAAGCCGGCGCGCTGCGCGACAGCGACTACGTCTACGGGCCCCGCTTCGCGCGCTCGTGGTATGTCAGCCTGCGCTATGCGTTCTGA
- a CDS encoding superoxide dismutase: protein MSYSLPPLPYAYDALEPHFDARTMEIHHSRHHQTYVSNLNAAVEQAGLSEQPVEALIARLDAVPEAQRGAVRNNGGGHANHSLFWTVLSAHGGTPDEVLAAAIDRDLGGFDAFKDAFSKAALTRFGSGWAWLTSDRDGRLRVESSANQDNPLMGAAAGLSGNTPILGLDVWEHAYYLHYQNRRPDYIGAFFNIIDWAEVGRRYRQAGGA, encoded by the coding sequence ATGTCGTACTCGCTTCCCCCGCTCCCCTATGCCTACGATGCCCTCGAACCGCATTTCGATGCGCGGACGATGGAGATCCACCACAGCAGGCACCACCAGACCTACGTCAGCAACCTCAATGCCGCGGTCGAGCAGGCCGGCCTTTCCGAACAGCCGGTCGAGGCGCTGATCGCCCGCCTCGATGCCGTGCCGGAGGCCCAGCGCGGCGCGGTCCGGAACAACGGTGGCGGCCACGCCAACCACAGCCTGTTCTGGACCGTGCTCAGCGCACACGGCGGCACGCCGGATGAGGTGCTGGCGGCGGCCATCGACCGTGACCTCGGCGGCTTCGATGCCTTCAAGGATGCCTTCAGCAAGGCGGCGCTCACCCGCTTCGGCAGCGGCTGGGCCTGGCTGACCAGCGATCGCGACGGTCGCCTGCGGGTTGAAAGCAGCGCCAACCAGGACAACCCGCTGATGGGCGCGGCCGCCGGCCTGTCCGGCAACACGCCGATCCTCGGCCTGGATGTGTGGGAGCACGCGTATTACCTGCATTACCAGAACCGCCGTCCGGACTACATCGGGGCGTTCTTCAACATCATCGACTGGGCCGAAGTCGGTCGCCGTTACCGCCAGGCGGGCGGCGCATGA
- a CDS encoding autotransporter outer membrane beta-barrel domain-containing protein, which yields MYTMKSASRALPAQVAPLALALAACVGVPQTGHAQSVFVPAGTTLTVDPGSPYEGRDFSVRGTLNLDGVSVGRVVTSEGGVVNATDTTIASNASGAGASMTNSQGRFLRSEIVNTNASGFGFSTGALVTATPQPLSLAQFIDSKVSGAAIGAQASGGGTIVAERSTFSGAIGMRSLAGSIELRDGSAAIGSDIGLLLGNSRVNQPPYADPADWHVLVDGSRVEGTTGPAVKVRMELGRAPDLARLTVQNGATLIGGNGNLVDVDPDMALDFTARTSTLNGNFVIADTASTTLRFLDGLVLTGQITGPAEVIVDQGGRWTLSGDSSTGNLTLGADSHILLGAEGQAAYPQLTVNGDYTGNGGTLHFNTVLAGDAAASSRLHVTGATSGATNVIVNNIAGAGAQTVDGILLVQVDGASNGSFALQGRAIGGMYEYFLHKGSATTANGNWYLTSAYTGNPCDINPSLPECDPEDPVIPPPDPDPDPEPVLRPEPGAYLANQIAAEQMFQVRRHDRGEPGFDRARPGTWVRGGRDQIQASIAGQVDARTHLNVLQLGSDLWRWSDGRGQVGVMLGTGDATTRAVSMLSGYGTRGRIKGKSAGVYLGWVQDAQSSGGLYVDGWVQAARFDNDVQGEGIAAETYDADVRSASLELGYAWAIRTREASTLYLQPQAQLTWTDYDSDSLVEDNGTRVEDGRSIGLNSRLGVRLFGQSTLRGNRVQPFLAVNWLRGQRDPSMRFNEELLSAKTPDSRYEMQAGAQLQLGQRWSAWGDLRVQRGDSGYRNHGAQVGLRAAW from the coding sequence ATGTACACGATGAAGTCCGCTTCACGCGCCCTGCCCGCGCAGGTCGCTCCCCTTGCGCTGGCCCTGGCGGCCTGCGTCGGCGTGCCGCAGACAGGTCATGCCCAGTCAGTTTTTGTCCCGGCCGGCACCACGCTGACGGTGGATCCGGGAAGCCCCTATGAGGGCCGTGATTTTTCCGTCCGCGGAACATTGAACCTCGATGGCGTCAGTGTGGGTCGCGTGGTTACCAGCGAGGGGGGCGTCGTCAATGCGACGGACACGACCATTGCCAGCAATGCGTCGGGAGCGGGAGCATCGATGACCAACTCGCAGGGCCGCTTCCTCAGGTCGGAGATCGTCAACACGAATGCCAGCGGCTTCGGCTTTTCAACCGGCGCGCTGGTTACCGCCACCCCGCAGCCTCTCAGCCTCGCCCAGTTCATCGACAGCAAGGTATCGGGTGCCGCCATTGGTGCTCAGGCCAGTGGGGGCGGCACCATCGTTGCCGAGCGCTCGACCTTCTCCGGAGCCATCGGCATGCGCAGCCTGGCCGGCTCGATCGAGCTGCGTGATGGCTCCGCCGCCATCGGCAGCGACATCGGCCTGCTACTGGGAAATTCCAGAGTGAACCAACCCCCCTATGCGGACCCTGCGGACTGGCACGTACTGGTGGATGGATCACGCGTGGAGGGCACCACCGGTCCCGCCGTCAAGGTGAGAATGGAGCTTGGCCGTGCTCCCGATCTGGCACGCCTCACCGTCCAGAACGGCGCAACGCTCATCGGTGGCAACGGCAATCTGGTTGACGTCGATCCCGACATGGCACTGGACTTCACGGCTCGCACGTCCACCCTCAACGGCAACTTCGTCATCGCCGATACCGCCAGCACGACCCTGCGCTTCCTCGATGGGCTGGTGCTGACCGGACAGATCACCGGCCCGGCCGAGGTGATCGTCGACCAGGGCGGACGCTGGACGCTGTCCGGCGACAGCAGCACCGGCAACCTCACCCTCGGCGCGGACAGCCACATCCTGCTCGGCGCGGAGGGTCAGGCGGCGTATCCGCAGTTGACCGTCAATGGCGATTACACCGGCAACGGCGGCACCCTGCATTTCAACACCGTGCTGGCCGGCGACGCCGCCGCCAGTTCGCGCCTGCATGTGACCGGCGCCACCAGCGGCGCCACCAACGTCATTGTCAACAACATCGCGGGCGCTGGCGCGCAGACGGTCGACGGCATCCTGCTGGTCCAGGTCGATGGCGCCAGCAACGGCAGCTTCGCGCTGCAGGGCCGCGCCATCGGCGGCATGTACGAGTACTTCCTGCACAAAGGCTCGGCCACGACGGCCAACGGCAACTGGTACCTGACCTCGGCCTACACGGGCAATCCATGCGATATCAATCCTTCCCTGCCGGAGTGCGATCCGGAGGATCCGGTGATTCCTCCTCCCGATCCTGACCCCGATCCCGAACCCGTGCTGCGCCCGGAGCCCGGCGCCTATCTGGCCAACCAGATCGCAGCCGAGCAGATGTTCCAGGTACGTCGTCACGATCGCGGCGAGCCCGGCTTCGACCGCGCGCGCCCGGGAACCTGGGTGCGTGGTGGCCGCGATCAGATCCAGGCCAGCATTGCCGGCCAGGTCGATGCTCGCACGCATCTCAACGTCCTGCAGCTGGGCAGCGATCTGTGGCGCTGGAGCGACGGGCGCGGCCAGGTGGGCGTGATGCTCGGCACCGGCGACGCCACCACCCGCGCGGTCTCCATGCTGTCCGGCTATGGCACCCGCGGCAGGATCAAGGGCAAATCGGCAGGCGTGTACCTGGGCTGGGTACAGGATGCACAGAGCAGCGGCGGTCTGTACGTGGACGGCTGGGTGCAGGCTGCCCGCTTCGACAATGATGTGCAGGGCGAGGGCATTGCGGCGGAAACCTACGATGCGGACGTCCGCAGCGCGTCGCTGGAGCTCGGCTACGCCTGGGCGATCCGCACCCGCGAGGCCAGCACTCTGTACCTGCAGCCGCAGGCACAGCTGACCTGGACCGACTACGACAGTGACAGCCTGGTTGAAGACAACGGAACGCGGGTCGAGGATGGCCGCAGCATCGGGCTGAACAGTCGGCTGGGTGTGCGTCTGTTTGGACAGAGCACCCTGCGCGGCAATCGCGTACAACCCTTCCTGGCGGTCAACTGGCTGCGCGGCCAGCGAGATCCCTCGATGCGCTTCAACGAAGAGCTGTTGAGCGCGAAGACGCCCGACAGCCGCTACGAAATGCAGGCGGGCGCGCAGCTGCAGCTGGGGCAACGCTGGAGTGCCTGGGGCGACCTGCGCGTGCAGCGCGGCGACAGCGGCTATCGCAACCACGGTGCACAGGTCGGCCTGCGCGCCGCCTGGTAA
- a CDS encoding thioredoxin family protein, which produces MLPMRVALSVLLLASALSACTPAPVSTANSAEAPAPATAIAWRQGDVDDAFAEAADSGKPVLLYWGAVWCPPCNQLKAGLFKDPAFIALTSKFVPVYLDGDEEGAQAWGERFGVRGYPTLIVLDPQRDEITRVAGGNDAAELTRALTVAAGRRSAVAATLATALATPEQLAVEDWQVLGDYGWEVDANRLAGERNGQDVLRQLSKAAPEAALQRRFALLALATAEKPDASPTEVRELLQAVLAHPAEVRRNRELLGYAGVQLVKQASTGPATSNTLGQQLLVALERADAERGDRADDALSRALTEVSLARQQQPKGALPATLVDRVKQRVAAADAAATDAHARQATISSAVYALRQVGDDAGAESLLLAELKRSEQPYYYMPELAELAEQRGDTAGALEWLKRAYDGAQGPATRVQWGVLYVEGLLKLAPDDAPRIEQATTSLIAELEAQPSGYHQRTRQRFERLAGQLKAWSGKHQGAQTLARLQQRMQQACGNQVDGACRDWLG; this is translated from the coding sequence ATGCTGCCGATGCGCGTCGCGCTTTCCGTGTTGCTGCTGGCTTCGGCGCTGAGCGCCTGCACCCCGGCCCCGGTTTCCACCGCCAACTCCGCCGAGGCCCCCGCACCGGCGACCGCCATCGCCTGGCGCCAGGGCGACGTCGACGACGCCTTCGCCGAAGCCGCCGACAGCGGCAAGCCGGTGCTGCTGTACTGGGGCGCGGTCTGGTGCCCACCGTGCAACCAGCTCAAGGCGGGTCTGTTCAAGGACCCGGCCTTCATCGCGCTGACCAGCAAATTCGTTCCCGTCTATCTGGATGGTGACGAGGAAGGTGCGCAGGCCTGGGGCGAGCGCTTCGGCGTGCGCGGCTATCCGACCCTGATCGTGCTGGACCCTCAGCGCGACGAAATCACCCGCGTAGCCGGCGGCAACGATGCCGCCGAACTGACCCGGGCACTGACCGTGGCCGCAGGCCGCCGCAGTGCCGTTGCCGCCACCCTGGCCACCGCATTGGCGACGCCGGAGCAACTGGCCGTCGAGGACTGGCAGGTGTTGGGCGACTACGGCTGGGAAGTCGACGCCAACCGCCTGGCCGGCGAACGCAACGGCCAGGACGTGCTGCGCCAGCTGTCCAAGGCCGCACCGGAGGCCGCCCTGCAGCGCCGTTTTGCTCTGCTTGCCTTGGCGACAGCCGAAAAGCCCGATGCCTCGCCCACCGAAGTGCGCGAGCTGCTGCAGGCCGTGCTGGCGCACCCCGCGGAGGTGCGACGCAACCGCGAGCTGCTGGGCTATGCGGGCGTACAGCTGGTCAAGCAGGCCAGTACCGGGCCGGCCACCAGCAACACCCTGGGGCAGCAGCTGCTGGTCGCACTGGAGCGCGCAGACGCCGAGCGTGGCGACCGCGCCGACGACGCGTTGTCGCGTGCCCTGACCGAAGTGTCGCTGGCCCGCCAGCAGCAGCCCAAGGGCGCGCTGCCCGCTACTCTGGTTGATCGGGTCAAGCAGCGCGTGGCCGCCGCCGATGCCGCCGCCACCGATGCGCATGCACGCCAGGCCACGATCAGCAGCGCGGTCTACGCACTGCGCCAGGTCGGCGACGACGCCGGCGCGGAGTCGCTGCTGCTGGCCGAGCTGAAGCGCAGCGAGCAGCCGTACTACTACATGCCTGAGCTGGCCGAGCTGGCCGAGCAGCGCGGCGACACCGCCGGTGCGCTGGAGTGGCTGAAGCGTGCCTACGACGGTGCGCAGGGCCCGGCGACCCGCGTGCAGTGGGGTGTGCTGTATGTGGAAGGCCTGCTGAAGCTGGCGCCGGACGATGCACCGCGCATCGAGCAGGCGACCACCTCGCTGATTGCCGAACTGGAGGCGCAGCCGTCGGGCTACCACCAGCGCACCCGCCAGCGCTTCGAACGCCTGGCCGGGCAGCTGAAGGCATGGAGTGGCAAGCACCAGGGCGCGCAGACGCTGGCGCGGCTGCAGCAGCGGATGCAGCAGGCGTGCGGCAATCAGGTGGATGGGGCGTGCAGGGATTGGCTGGGTTGA